A genomic region of Denticeps clupeoides chromosome 9, fDenClu1.1, whole genome shotgun sequence contains the following coding sequences:
- the fer1l6 gene encoding fer-1-like protein 6 isoform X2 produces the protein MESVTPNTQRKLFGINVPKKKKKKQQQPKGLVIANKDALEASDVSETQPDDPAMLQVPDSAGWAGNFSLPPAREVPKTKRSKLVSKILESDNKPKPFQISINITEAKQLVGENVDPCVVIEVGDDKKQTTVKEATNSPFYNEYFVFDFFGSQETFYDKVIKLSVMHSKIMRGFCIGSFKLDVGTVYSQPGHQFSNKWAMLMDPTDIRTGVKGYLKCDISVTGKGDSAHSSQKFSDAEENIEKNLLLPPGFPSKRPWARFYVKVFRAEGLPRMNSSIMANVTKAFIGDNTALIDPYVVVSFFNQVGRTSTQKSTADPVWNEQIVFKEMFPPLCQRLKIQVLDEGSMNDVAIGTHFVDLRRISNDQDGDKGFLPTFGPAWINLYGSARNVTLVDDNQELNEGVGEGVSFRGRLYIELAVEILSVAGAVESKSIFKDLKGPKAASKDPKATPSGSAGAAGGDEERQSTAVGAEVIPVEPPRMVGVDEKESFMLFGAVFEASLIDRKIGDKPISFEFTIGNYGNLIDGPQMTTKKKGLAEVSDFEQSALAPLLDAHETLLCKSTTPPEKPVLVDGNRNYNYLPIHNRKPCIHVMSSWEDQTYRLHYSNVLDRIATAFEEGLEKAGDLHKLLDPSVESLMLTVHQEFCRDARSFIAFAEKRVKGNHLTMLDKKRLTLCKQELESIVEVIKSLTESKRKPLSVKEMLQEAQKLTKRLRFIVEEPQHTVPDVFVWLLSNNKRVAYARVNSRHLLYSENPEEVGRDCGKIQTLFLKPPGRRVTSWTVQAKLDVYLWLGSCKDSSHMLDNLPVGFETKGGGHDDKAPPPFLVYKDHHRFQLRSHVYQARGLIAADASGLSDPFARVSFLNNSQTTEIINQTLTPTWNQTLLVHQVVLTGDLKDLAEEPPRVVIEVYDDDALGKAEYLGSTVAVPVVRLADEPYQPPQLQYSPLYCGNQSGGDVLGAFELLQIPESGEKNLPALDESDKHIVPVPSYIRPVLRRYRLEVLFWGLRELKKVQLLSVDRPQVLIECAGKGLNSSVIQSYKSNPNFAVLVDAFDVELPVEEHLHPPLSITVVDWRAFGRSTLVGNHVINNLGLFKYVPPPVMSPPKQSIEAAPLLVLDSQSIDSRGEDVYVNIEQDTEPIVPLPSPEPSTKDKESKKSKRGRSTKRKKRTIADESAECVIDWWSKYEASVEKIQLARQREAHPFPHVFDNLSPLQNLLSDGVGTLVSGIKEPLDEKKRTQMVKSVQEQTKLATLQIYDKELEEEFGYFDDWVKTFELYRGKANEEDSVSDERVVGKFKGRFCLYKLPERVDERSEDSVPFRISQGIPPNSSIKVLIRVYIVSATNLHPADPDGKSDPYIVLKLGKTEIKDRDNYIPKQLNPVFGRSFEIQATFPKESLLTILIYDFDMIGGDDLIGETQIDLENRFYSRHRATCGLPNEYALEGYNAWRDCIKPSELLAKLCRENGLSEPQLRPGRITIGDKVFTGKTVFVDEDQPVESYEHLALKVLHRWPEMPGVGCRLAPEHIETRSLYSKDNPGIEQGQLQMWVDMFPMDMPHPGPPVDISPRTPKGYELRVIIWNTEDVILEDTNFITGQQSSDIYIKGWLKGLEDDRQETDVHYNSLTGEGNFNWRFVFPFNYMPAEKMVVVSKRENIFSLDKTEQKLPAVLLLQVWDFERLSSDDFLGSVELDLHKFPRGAKTAKVCKMEMLSETSDNISIFQQKRSRGWWPFTKAGELTGKVEAEFHLVTAEEAEKNPVGRARKEPEPLEKPNRPDTSFSWFVNPFKCFFHLIWKNYKKYIIVAVVLLITALFVALLLYTLPGAISQRMVMGRRSP, from the exons ATGGAATCCGTAACTCCCAACACCCAGCG GAAGCTGTTTGGAATCAATGTgccgaagaagaagaagaagaagcagcagcaacCCAAGGGGCTTGTGATTGCGAACAAAGACGCGTTGG AAGCCAGCGATGTCAGTGAGACCCAGCCAGACGACCCTGCCATGTTGCAGGTTCCAGACAGTGCTGGTTGGGCTGGGAACTTCAGTCTGCCTCCTGCCAGGGAGGTGCCCAAAACCAAGAG GTCCAAGCTTGTGTCCAAGATTCTGGAGAGCGACAACAAGCCCAAACCTTTCCAG ATATCCATCAACATCACCGAGGCCAAACAGCTGGTTGGGGAAAACGTCGACCCCTGTGTGGTGATTGAAGTGGGAGACGATAAGAAGCAGACCACGGTTAAAGAAGCCACCAACTCGCCCTTCTACAACGAG tattttgtttttgacttttttggCTCCCAAGAGACCTTTTATGACAAAGTCATCAAACTGTCT GTGATGCACTCTAAAATAATGAGGGGCTTTTGCATCGGTTCCTTCAAGCTGGATGTAGGAACGGTCTACAGTCAGCCAG GTCATCAGTTTTCTAACAAATGGGCCATGCTGATGGACCCCACAGACATCCGCACAGGGGTCAAAGGTTACCTGAAGTGTGACATCAGCGTCACAGGGAAGGGAGACTCGGCACACTCCTCGCAGAAGTTCAGCGACGCTGAGGAGAACATAGAAAA GAACCTGCTGCTTCCCCCGGGGTTCCCCTCCAAGCGGCCGTGGGCCCGTTTTTATGTGAAAGTGTTCCGGGCAGAGGGCCTTCCACGCATGAACTCCAGCATCATGGCCAACGTCACCAAGGCCTTCATTGGAGACAACACGGCCCTCATCGACCCCTACGTGGTGGTGTCCTTCTTCAACCAAGTG GGCAGGACTTCAACACAGAAGAGCACGGCGGACCCCGTGTGGAATGAGCAGATCGTCTTTAAGGAGATGTTTCCTCCTCTGTGCCAGAGGCTGAAGATCCAGGTTCTGGACGAAGGCAGCATGAACGATGTGGCCATCGGGACACACTTCGTAGACCTGCGGCGGATCTCCAACGATCAAGACGGGGATAAAG GTTTCCTCCCGACCTTCGGCCCCGCCTGGATCAACTTATATGGATCAGCCCGCAACGTCACGCTGGTCGATGACAATCAAGAGTTGAAcgagggggtgggggagggcgTATCCTTCCGAGGGCGGCTCTACATCGAGCTGGCCGTGGAGATCTTGTCTGTAGCCGGGGCGGTGGAGTCTAAATCCATTTTCAAGGACCTAAAAGGGCCCAAGGCAGCGAGCAAGGACCCTAAAGCCACTCCATCGGGCTCGGCTGGAGCGGCCGGTGGAGATGAGGAGAGGCAGAGCACAGCTGTGGGTGCAGAGGTCATCCCGGTGGAGCCTCCACGGATG GTCGGGGTAGATGAGAAGGAGAGCTTCATGCTGTTCGGCGCTGTGTTTGAGGCCAGTTTGATTGACAGGAAGATTGGTGACAAGCCCATCAGCTTTGAGTTCACCATTG GGAATTATGGGAATTTGATTGATGGCCCTCAGATGACGACTAAGAAGAAGGGACTGGCTGAGGTGTCTGACTTTGAACAGTCTGCACTGGCGCCCCTTCTGGACGCTCATGAAACATTACTCTGCAAGTCCACCACTCCTCCAGAGAAGCCCGTTCTTGTTGATGGAAACAG AAACTACAATTATTTACCCATTCACAATCGGAAACCATGCATCCACGTGATGAGCAGCTGGGAAGACCAGACGTACCGACTGCACTACTCCAATGTGCTGGATAGGATTGCGACAGCGTTT GAGGAGGGACTGGAGAAGGCTGGAGATCTGCACAAGCTCTTAGACCCATCCGTCGAGTCCTTGATGCTCACCGTTCATCAGGAGTTCTGCAGGGATGCCAG GAGCTTCATAGCCTTTGCTGAGAAGAGGGTGAAGGGGAACCACCTGACCATGCTGGACAAGAAGCGTCTGACACTGTGCAAACAAGAGCTG GAGAGCATCGTCGAGGTCATCAAGTCCCTGACCGAGTCCAAGAGGAAACCTCTGAGTGTGAAGGAGATGCTGCAGGAGGCCCAGAAACTCACAAAGAGGCTCCGCTTCATAGTGGAGGAG cCCCAGCACACCGTCCCAGATGTGTTTGTTTGGCTGCTGAGCAACAACAAGCGGGTGGCGTACGCTCGAGTCAATTCCCGCCATCTGCTCTACTCCGAGAACCCAGAGGAGGTGGGACGAGACTGTGGCAAGATCCAAACCCTCTTCCTCAAG CCTCCTGGTAGACGGGTGACCAGTTGGACGGTCCAGGCGAAGCTGGACGTCTATCTGTGGCTGGGCAGCTGCAAAGACTCCTCCCACATGCTGGACAATCTCCCAGTTGGCTTTGAGACCAAGGGCGGTGGCCATGACGACAAGGCTCCACCTCCCTTCCTTGTGTACAAAG ATCACCATAGGTTTCAGCTGCGCTCTCACGTGTACCAGGCGCGAGGGCTGATCGCTGCCGATGCCTCCGGCCTGAGTGACCCCTTCGCCAGGGTCTCCTTCCTCAATAACAGCCAGACCACAGAG ATCATCAACCAGACTCTGACCCCGACCTGGAACCAGACCTTGCTGGTCCACCAGGTGGTCCTGACTGGCGACTTGAAAGATCTGGCCGAGGAACCCCCTCGTGTTGTCATTGAGGTCTACGATGATGACGCTCTG GGCAAAGCTGAGTACCTGGGCTCCACCGTGGCCGTCCCGGTGGTGCGGCTGGCCGACGAGCCCTACCAGCCTCCCCAGCTCCAGTACAGCCCCCTCTACTGCGGAAACCAGTCCGGCGGAGACGTGCTGGGGGCCTTCGAACTCCTTCAG ATCCCTGAATCAGGGGAGAAGAATCTCCCTGCCCTGGACGAGTCGGATAAGCACATCGTCCCTGTACCGTCCTACATCCGGCCGGTGCTCCGGCGCTACAGGCTGGAG gttctGTTTTGGGGTCTGCGGGAGCTGAAGAAGGTGCAGCTCCTGTCTGTGGACCGGCCACAGGTTCTCATCGAGTGTGCAGGGAAAGGACTGAACTCCTCGGTCATCCAGAGCTACAAGTCCAACCCTAATTTTGCTGTGCTGGTCGACGCCTTCGATGTG GAGCTGCCGGTGGAAGAACACCTCCACCCCCCCCTCAGCATCACCGTGGTGGACTGGAGAGCTTTTGGGCGGAGCACCCTGGTGGGCAACCATGTCATAAACAACCTGGGCTTGTTTAAATATGTCCCTCCACCGGTTATGTCCCCACCAAAACAGAGTATAGAAG CTGCTCCACTGCTTGTCCTGGACAGCCAGTCGATAGATTCTCGCGGCGAGGACGTCTACGTCAACATCGAACAGGACACCGAGCCCATCGTCCCCCTGCCCAGTCCTGAGCCCTCGACAAAAGACAAG GAGAGTAAGAAAAGCAAAAGAGGAAGGTCAACCAAGAGGAAGAAGCGCACCATAGCAGACGAGTCGGCCGAGTGTGTGATCGACTGGTGGTCCAAGTACGAGGCCTCTGTTGAAAAAATCCAACTG GCCCGGCAGAGGGAGGCCCACCCGTTTCCGCATGTGTTTGATAACT TATCCCCTCTCCAGAACCTTCTCTCAGATGGAGTGGGGACGTTGG TGTCTGGCATTAAGGAACCTCTGGATGAGAAGAAAAGGACCCAAATGGTGAAAAGTGTACAGGAACAGACCAAGCTGGCAACCTTGCAG ATCTACGACAAGGAACTGGAGGAAGAGTTCGGCTACTTTGACGACTGGGTGAAGACCTTTGAACTGTACCGCGGCAAAGCCAACGAGGAGGACAGCGTCAGCGATGAGCGGGTCGTCGGGAAATTCAAG GGCAGGTTCTGTCTGTACAAGCTGCCCGAGCGTGTCGATGAGAGAAGTGAGGACTCCGTCCCGTTCAGGATCAGCCAGGGAATTCCTCCCAACAGCTCCATCAAAGTCCTTATTCGGGTTTACATTGTCTCT GCCACCAACCTGCACCCAGCAGATCCTGATGGGAAGTCCGACCCATACATTGTGTTGAAGCTCGGGAAAACGGAAATCAAAGACCGAGACAACTACATCCCCAAGCAGCTGAATCCGGTTTTTGGCAG ATCTTTTGAGATCCAGGCCACCTTCCCAAAAGAATCGCTGCTAACCATCCTGATCTACGACTTCGATATGATTGGAGGAGACGATTTGATTGGCGAAACTCAGATCGACCTGGAGAACCGCTTCTACAGCCGCCATCGAGCGACCTGCGGGCTGCCCAACGAATACGCCCT TGAGGGCTACAACGCATGGAGGGACTGCATCAAGCCCAGCGAACTCCTGGCCAAGCTCTGCAGGGAGAACGGCCTGAGCGAACCGCAGCTCCGGCCCGGCAGGATCACCATCGGTGACAAAGTCTTCACGGGGAAAACTGTGTTCGTGGACGAAG ACCAGCCGGTGGAATCCTACGAGCACCTGGCTCTCAAGGTGCTGCACCGGTGGCCGGAGATGCCGGGCGTCGGGTGCAGGCTGGCCCCCGAGCACATCGAGACCCGCTCCCTGTACAGCAAGGACAACCCCGGCATCGAGCAG GGCCAGCTGCAGATGTGGGTGGATATGTTTCCCATGGACATGCCACACCCAGGACCACCGGTGGACATCTCCCCGCGCACGCCCAAAGG GTACGAGCTGAGAGTGATCATCTGGAACACGGAAGACGTCATACTGGAGGACACCAACTTCATTACTGGCCAGCAGTCCAGTGACATCTACATCAAAGG CTGGCTGAAGGGTCTGGAGGACGATCGTCAGGAGACGGACGTCCACTACAACTCCCTGACCGGTGAGGGCAACTTCAACTGGCGCTTTGTCTTCCCCTTCAACTACATGCCCGCTGAGAAGATGGTGGTGGTCAGCAAGCGTGAGAACATCTTCTCCCTGGACAAGACTGAGCAGAAGCTCCCGGCCGTCCTGCTCCTGCAGGTCTGGGACTTTGAGAGGCTCTCCTCTGATGACTTTTTGG GCTCAGTCGAACTGGACCTCCACAAGTTCCCCCGCGGGGCCAAGACGGCCAAGGTGTGCAAGATGGAGATGCTGAGTGAGACGAGCGACAACATCTCCATATTCCAGCAGAAACGCTCTCGAGGCTGGTGGCCCTTCACCAAGGCTGGCGAGCTGACA GGGAAGGTGGAGGCTGAGTTCCACCTGGTGACGGCTGAGGAAGCGGAGAAGAACCCGGTGGGCCGAGCACGCAAAGAGCCGGAGCCGCTGGAGAAACCAAA CCGCCCGGACACGTCCTTCTCCTGGTTTGTGAACCCGTTCAAGTGCTTCTTCCACCTCATCTGGAAGAACTACAAGAAGTACATCATCGTGGCGGTGGTGCTGCTCATCACCGCGCTCTTCGTGGCCCTGCTGCTCTACACGCTGCCCGGGGCCATCTCCCAGAGGATGGTGATGGGCCGCCGGTCCCCCTGA
- the fer1l6 gene encoding fer-1-like protein 6 isoform X1: MESVTPNTQRKLFGINVPKKKKKKQQQPKGLVIANKDALEASDVSETQPDDPAMLQVPDSAGWAGNFSLPPAREVPKTKRSKLVSKILESDNKPKPFQISINITEAKQLVGENVDPCVVIEVGDDKKQTTVKEATNSPFYNEYFVFDFFGSQETFYDKVIKLSVMHSKIMRGFCIGSFKLDVGTVYSQPGHQFSNKWAMLMDPTDIRTGVKGYLKCDISVTGKGDSAHSSQKFSDAEENIEKNLLLPPGFPSKRPWARFYVKVFRAEGLPRMNSSIMANVTKAFIGDNTALIDPYVVVSFFNQVGRTSTQKSTADPVWNEQIVFKEMFPPLCQRLKIQVLDEGSMNDVAIGTHFVDLRRISNDQDGDKGFLPTFGPAWINLYGSARNVTLVDDNQELNEGVGEGVSFRGRLYIELAVEILSVAGAVESKSIFKDLKGPKAASKDPKATPSGSAGAAGGDEERQSTAVGAEVIPVEPPRMVGVDEKESFMLFGAVFEASLIDRKIGDKPISFEFTIGNYGNLIDGPQMTTKKKGLAEVSDFEQSALAPLLDAHETLLCKSTTPPEKPVLVDGNRNYNYLPIHNRKPCIHVMSSWEDQTYRLHYSNVLDRIATAFEEGLEKAGDLHKLLDPSVESLMLTVHQEFCRDARSFIAFAEKRVKGNHLTMLDKKRLTLCKQELESIVEVIKSLTESKRKPLSVKEMLQEAQKLTKRLRFIVEEPQHTVPDVFVWLLSNNKRVAYARVNSRHLLYSENPEEVGRDCGKIQTLFLKPPGRRVTSWTVQAKLDVYLWLGSCKDSSHMLDNLPVGFETKGGGHDDKAPPPFLVYKDHHRFQLRSHVYQARGLIAADASGLSDPFARVSFLNNSQTTEIINQTLTPTWNQTLLVHQVVLTGDLKDLAEEPPRVVIEVYDDDALGKAEYLGSTVAVPVVRLADEPYQPPQLQYSPLYCGNQSGGDVLGAFELLQIPESGEKNLPALDESDKHIVPVPSYIRPVLRRYRLEVLFWGLRELKKVQLLSVDRPQVLIECAGKGLNSSVIQSYKSNPNFAVLVDAFDVELPVEEHLHPPLSITVVDWRAFGRSTLVGNHVINNLGLFKYVPPPVMSPPKQSIEAAPLLVLDSQSIDSRGEDVYVNIEQDTEPIVPLPSPEPSTKDKESKKSKRGRSTKRKKRTIADESAECVIDWWSKYEASVEKIQLARQREAHPFPHVFDNLSPLQNLLSDGVGTLGKARSLPGFPPLSLSGAAAAPSMSFHAPGNVVTYAYVECVVFYYSNMCIRVLFSSSAVSGIKEPLDEKKRTQMVKSVQEQTKLATLQIYDKELEEEFGYFDDWVKTFELYRGKANEEDSVSDERVVGKFKGRFCLYKLPERVDERSEDSVPFRISQGIPPNSSIKVLIRVYIVSATNLHPADPDGKSDPYIVLKLGKTEIKDRDNYIPKQLNPVFGRSFEIQATFPKESLLTILIYDFDMIGGDDLIGETQIDLENRFYSRHRATCGLPNEYALEGYNAWRDCIKPSELLAKLCRENGLSEPQLRPGRITIGDKVFTGKTVFVDEDQPVESYEHLALKVLHRWPEMPGVGCRLAPEHIETRSLYSKDNPGIEQGQLQMWVDMFPMDMPHPGPPVDISPRTPKGYELRVIIWNTEDVILEDTNFITGQQSSDIYIKGWLKGLEDDRQETDVHYNSLTGEGNFNWRFVFPFNYMPAEKMVVVSKRENIFSLDKTEQKLPAVLLLQVWDFERLSSDDFLGSVELDLHKFPRGAKTAKVCKMEMLSETSDNISIFQQKRSRGWWPFTKAGELTGKVEAEFHLVTAEEAEKNPVGRARKEPEPLEKPNRPDTSFSWFVNPFKCFFHLIWKNYKKYIIVAVVLLITALFVALLLYTLPGAISQRMVMGRRSP; encoded by the exons ATGGAATCCGTAACTCCCAACACCCAGCG GAAGCTGTTTGGAATCAATGTgccgaagaagaagaagaagaagcagcagcaacCCAAGGGGCTTGTGATTGCGAACAAAGACGCGTTGG AAGCCAGCGATGTCAGTGAGACCCAGCCAGACGACCCTGCCATGTTGCAGGTTCCAGACAGTGCTGGTTGGGCTGGGAACTTCAGTCTGCCTCCTGCCAGGGAGGTGCCCAAAACCAAGAG GTCCAAGCTTGTGTCCAAGATTCTGGAGAGCGACAACAAGCCCAAACCTTTCCAG ATATCCATCAACATCACCGAGGCCAAACAGCTGGTTGGGGAAAACGTCGACCCCTGTGTGGTGATTGAAGTGGGAGACGATAAGAAGCAGACCACGGTTAAAGAAGCCACCAACTCGCCCTTCTACAACGAG tattttgtttttgacttttttggCTCCCAAGAGACCTTTTATGACAAAGTCATCAAACTGTCT GTGATGCACTCTAAAATAATGAGGGGCTTTTGCATCGGTTCCTTCAAGCTGGATGTAGGAACGGTCTACAGTCAGCCAG GTCATCAGTTTTCTAACAAATGGGCCATGCTGATGGACCCCACAGACATCCGCACAGGGGTCAAAGGTTACCTGAAGTGTGACATCAGCGTCACAGGGAAGGGAGACTCGGCACACTCCTCGCAGAAGTTCAGCGACGCTGAGGAGAACATAGAAAA GAACCTGCTGCTTCCCCCGGGGTTCCCCTCCAAGCGGCCGTGGGCCCGTTTTTATGTGAAAGTGTTCCGGGCAGAGGGCCTTCCACGCATGAACTCCAGCATCATGGCCAACGTCACCAAGGCCTTCATTGGAGACAACACGGCCCTCATCGACCCCTACGTGGTGGTGTCCTTCTTCAACCAAGTG GGCAGGACTTCAACACAGAAGAGCACGGCGGACCCCGTGTGGAATGAGCAGATCGTCTTTAAGGAGATGTTTCCTCCTCTGTGCCAGAGGCTGAAGATCCAGGTTCTGGACGAAGGCAGCATGAACGATGTGGCCATCGGGACACACTTCGTAGACCTGCGGCGGATCTCCAACGATCAAGACGGGGATAAAG GTTTCCTCCCGACCTTCGGCCCCGCCTGGATCAACTTATATGGATCAGCCCGCAACGTCACGCTGGTCGATGACAATCAAGAGTTGAAcgagggggtgggggagggcgTATCCTTCCGAGGGCGGCTCTACATCGAGCTGGCCGTGGAGATCTTGTCTGTAGCCGGGGCGGTGGAGTCTAAATCCATTTTCAAGGACCTAAAAGGGCCCAAGGCAGCGAGCAAGGACCCTAAAGCCACTCCATCGGGCTCGGCTGGAGCGGCCGGTGGAGATGAGGAGAGGCAGAGCACAGCTGTGGGTGCAGAGGTCATCCCGGTGGAGCCTCCACGGATG GTCGGGGTAGATGAGAAGGAGAGCTTCATGCTGTTCGGCGCTGTGTTTGAGGCCAGTTTGATTGACAGGAAGATTGGTGACAAGCCCATCAGCTTTGAGTTCACCATTG GGAATTATGGGAATTTGATTGATGGCCCTCAGATGACGACTAAGAAGAAGGGACTGGCTGAGGTGTCTGACTTTGAACAGTCTGCACTGGCGCCCCTTCTGGACGCTCATGAAACATTACTCTGCAAGTCCACCACTCCTCCAGAGAAGCCCGTTCTTGTTGATGGAAACAG AAACTACAATTATTTACCCATTCACAATCGGAAACCATGCATCCACGTGATGAGCAGCTGGGAAGACCAGACGTACCGACTGCACTACTCCAATGTGCTGGATAGGATTGCGACAGCGTTT GAGGAGGGACTGGAGAAGGCTGGAGATCTGCACAAGCTCTTAGACCCATCCGTCGAGTCCTTGATGCTCACCGTTCATCAGGAGTTCTGCAGGGATGCCAG GAGCTTCATAGCCTTTGCTGAGAAGAGGGTGAAGGGGAACCACCTGACCATGCTGGACAAGAAGCGTCTGACACTGTGCAAACAAGAGCTG GAGAGCATCGTCGAGGTCATCAAGTCCCTGACCGAGTCCAAGAGGAAACCTCTGAGTGTGAAGGAGATGCTGCAGGAGGCCCAGAAACTCACAAAGAGGCTCCGCTTCATAGTGGAGGAG cCCCAGCACACCGTCCCAGATGTGTTTGTTTGGCTGCTGAGCAACAACAAGCGGGTGGCGTACGCTCGAGTCAATTCCCGCCATCTGCTCTACTCCGAGAACCCAGAGGAGGTGGGACGAGACTGTGGCAAGATCCAAACCCTCTTCCTCAAG CCTCCTGGTAGACGGGTGACCAGTTGGACGGTCCAGGCGAAGCTGGACGTCTATCTGTGGCTGGGCAGCTGCAAAGACTCCTCCCACATGCTGGACAATCTCCCAGTTGGCTTTGAGACCAAGGGCGGTGGCCATGACGACAAGGCTCCACCTCCCTTCCTTGTGTACAAAG ATCACCATAGGTTTCAGCTGCGCTCTCACGTGTACCAGGCGCGAGGGCTGATCGCTGCCGATGCCTCCGGCCTGAGTGACCCCTTCGCCAGGGTCTCCTTCCTCAATAACAGCCAGACCACAGAG ATCATCAACCAGACTCTGACCCCGACCTGGAACCAGACCTTGCTGGTCCACCAGGTGGTCCTGACTGGCGACTTGAAAGATCTGGCCGAGGAACCCCCTCGTGTTGTCATTGAGGTCTACGATGATGACGCTCTG GGCAAAGCTGAGTACCTGGGCTCCACCGTGGCCGTCCCGGTGGTGCGGCTGGCCGACGAGCCCTACCAGCCTCCCCAGCTCCAGTACAGCCCCCTCTACTGCGGAAACCAGTCCGGCGGAGACGTGCTGGGGGCCTTCGAACTCCTTCAG ATCCCTGAATCAGGGGAGAAGAATCTCCCTGCCCTGGACGAGTCGGATAAGCACATCGTCCCTGTACCGTCCTACATCCGGCCGGTGCTCCGGCGCTACAGGCTGGAG gttctGTTTTGGGGTCTGCGGGAGCTGAAGAAGGTGCAGCTCCTGTCTGTGGACCGGCCACAGGTTCTCATCGAGTGTGCAGGGAAAGGACTGAACTCCTCGGTCATCCAGAGCTACAAGTCCAACCCTAATTTTGCTGTGCTGGTCGACGCCTTCGATGTG GAGCTGCCGGTGGAAGAACACCTCCACCCCCCCCTCAGCATCACCGTGGTGGACTGGAGAGCTTTTGGGCGGAGCACCCTGGTGGGCAACCATGTCATAAACAACCTGGGCTTGTTTAAATATGTCCCTCCACCGGTTATGTCCCCACCAAAACAGAGTATAGAAG CTGCTCCACTGCTTGTCCTGGACAGCCAGTCGATAGATTCTCGCGGCGAGGACGTCTACGTCAACATCGAACAGGACACCGAGCCCATCGTCCCCCTGCCCAGTCCTGAGCCCTCGACAAAAGACAAG GAGAGTAAGAAAAGCAAAAGAGGAAGGTCAACCAAGAGGAAGAAGCGCACCATAGCAGACGAGTCGGCCGAGTGTGTGATCGACTGGTGGTCCAAGTACGAGGCCTCTGTTGAAAAAATCCAACTG GCCCGGCAGAGGGAGGCCCACCCGTTTCCGCATGTGTTTGATAACT TATCCCCTCTCCAGAACCTTCTCTCAGATGGAGTGGGGACGTTGGGTAAGGCTCGTTCTCTGCCTGGGTTtccccctctgtctctgtccGGAGCAGCTGCTGCACCAAGCATGTCCTTCCATGCGCCAGGGAATGTCGTCACTTATGCATATGTGGAATGTGTGGTCTTTTACTACAGCAACATGTGCATCCGTGTCTTGTTCTCTTCATCTGCAGTGTCTGGCATTAAGGAACCTCTGGATGAGAAGAAAAGGACCCAAATGGTGAAAAGTGTACAGGAACAGACCAAGCTGGCAACCTTGCAG ATCTACGACAAGGAACTGGAGGAAGAGTTCGGCTACTTTGACGACTGGGTGAAGACCTTTGAACTGTACCGCGGCAAAGCCAACGAGGAGGACAGCGTCAGCGATGAGCGGGTCGTCGGGAAATTCAAG GGCAGGTTCTGTCTGTACAAGCTGCCCGAGCGTGTCGATGAGAGAAGTGAGGACTCCGTCCCGTTCAGGATCAGCCAGGGAATTCCTCCCAACAGCTCCATCAAAGTCCTTATTCGGGTTTACATTGTCTCT GCCACCAACCTGCACCCAGCAGATCCTGATGGGAAGTCCGACCCATACATTGTGTTGAAGCTCGGGAAAACGGAAATCAAAGACCGAGACAACTACATCCCCAAGCAGCTGAATCCGGTTTTTGGCAG ATCTTTTGAGATCCAGGCCACCTTCCCAAAAGAATCGCTGCTAACCATCCTGATCTACGACTTCGATATGATTGGAGGAGACGATTTGATTGGCGAAACTCAGATCGACCTGGAGAACCGCTTCTACAGCCGCCATCGAGCGACCTGCGGGCTGCCCAACGAATACGCCCT TGAGGGCTACAACGCATGGAGGGACTGCATCAAGCCCAGCGAACTCCTGGCCAAGCTCTGCAGGGAGAACGGCCTGAGCGAACCGCAGCTCCGGCCCGGCAGGATCACCATCGGTGACAAAGTCTTCACGGGGAAAACTGTGTTCGTGGACGAAG ACCAGCCGGTGGAATCCTACGAGCACCTGGCTCTCAAGGTGCTGCACCGGTGGCCGGAGATGCCGGGCGTCGGGTGCAGGCTGGCCCCCGAGCACATCGAGACCCGCTCCCTGTACAGCAAGGACAACCCCGGCATCGAGCAG GGCCAGCTGCAGATGTGGGTGGATATGTTTCCCATGGACATGCCACACCCAGGACCACCGGTGGACATCTCCCCGCGCACGCCCAAAGG GTACGAGCTGAGAGTGATCATCTGGAACACGGAAGACGTCATACTGGAGGACACCAACTTCATTACTGGCCAGCAGTCCAGTGACATCTACATCAAAGG CTGGCTGAAGGGTCTGGAGGACGATCGTCAGGAGACGGACGTCCACTACAACTCCCTGACCGGTGAGGGCAACTTCAACTGGCGCTTTGTCTTCCCCTTCAACTACATGCCCGCTGAGAAGATGGTGGTGGTCAGCAAGCGTGAGAACATCTTCTCCCTGGACAAGACTGAGCAGAAGCTCCCGGCCGTCCTGCTCCTGCAGGTCTGGGACTTTGAGAGGCTCTCCTCTGATGACTTTTTGG GCTCAGTCGAACTGGACCTCCACAAGTTCCCCCGCGGGGCCAAGACGGCCAAGGTGTGCAAGATGGAGATGCTGAGTGAGACGAGCGACAACATCTCCATATTCCAGCAGAAACGCTCTCGAGGCTGGTGGCCCTTCACCAAGGCTGGCGAGCTGACA GGGAAGGTGGAGGCTGAGTTCCACCTGGTGACGGCTGAGGAAGCGGAGAAGAACCCGGTGGGCCGAGCACGCAAAGAGCCGGAGCCGCTGGAGAAACCAAA CCGCCCGGACACGTCCTTCTCCTGGTTTGTGAACCCGTTCAAGTGCTTCTTCCACCTCATCTGGAAGAACTACAAGAAGTACATCATCGTGGCGGTGGTGCTGCTCATCACCGCGCTCTTCGTGGCCCTGCTGCTCTACACGCTGCCCGGGGCCATCTCCCAGAGGATGGTGATGGGCCGCCGGTCCCCCTGA